DNA sequence from the Fibrobacter sp. genome:
GACGTATTCAGACTGGTAAACTTTATCAACAAGGAATATGACGTTCTTAATGAACACGGAGACTCTTTGCTGATGGAAAAACTTGATCCAGACGCTCTATTTCAGTAAGATTCAATTTCTATCAACCTATATACCTTTAGAACAAAGGAGACCATTCCATGAAGATTGCAATTATTGGCGCAGGTAATTCCGGTTGCGCACAATCGATAAAATTAATGCAAAATGGCCATCAGGTAAATTTGATCAAGACGTCTCACAGTCTGCACGACGATAATTTCGATTACCTTGTAAAAACAGGAAAAATCAGTTGTCTCGATACAACCGACAACAATAGGGAATTCTCCCTTGAGCCAAGCCTAATCACAAGAGATTTAGAAAAAGGTCTTGAAGGCACCGAAGTCGTCATGATTTTAACACAGAGTCTGCAACATCGTGATTTGGCTTCCAAGATCGGGCCCTTACTTAAGGACGGTCAGATAGTATTCCTTATTCCCGGCAACATGGGGTCAACCCAATTCGCCAAATACACCAAAGGCAAGCACATCATTTACGTAGAAGGCGAATCAACGCCCTACGACGCCCGAATCATAGCCCCCGGCAAGGTCGAAATCCTTTTCAAGAACGTCCGAAACGCAGTTTCTTTCCTCCACAAGGAAGACGAGAAATATTTGCCCGTCGTGACATCCCTGTTCGGTACACACAAGTTCCTGAGAACAAACATCATCGAATCCACTCTGCACAACCCCAACATGGTAGTCCATACTATTGGCGCAATCATGTCTGCAAGCCGTATTGAGTACGCCAAGGGTGAATTCTGGATGTACCGTGAATCATTTTCACCTTCCATCTGGAACATGATTGAAAAGCTGGATGAAGAAAAGAAGCAAGTTATTCGAGCCTATGGCGGTGAAAACGCAATCAACTATCTTGACGCATGCAAATGGAGAAACGAAGAAGACCTTTCCATAGACAGCCTTCAGGTATTTAGGAACTATGCGGCAACAGGAGGTCCCAAGGGCCCGGACAGTCTGAACACACGCTACATCTACGAAGATGTTCCAATGGAATTGTGCATGTTGGAAAAACTTGCAGCCTACAAGGGTATCGCCACACCAATTGCGTCAGCATTAATCACCATAGCCTCCGCCTTGAAATCCACCGACTACAGGAAGACCAGCTACGACATTTCCGACATAAAGGATTACATTTAGGTTTTTTAGCACCATGAATGATCAACCACTCGTTAGCATTCTTTGCGCGGCATTTAATCAAGAAAAATACATAGCTCAAACGATTGAAGGCTTTCTCATGCAGAAGGTCGATTTTCCCGTTGAAATCATCATACACGATGATGCGTCAACAGACAGGACAGCCGACATCATCCGCAAGTACGAGAAAGAATACCCGAACAAGATAAAAGGCATTTACCAAACAGAAAACCAATATTCAAAAAAGGTTCCAATTTGGGATACGTTCATCTACCCTAAGGCAACGGGAAAATACTTCGCCGAGTGCGAAGGCGACGATTACTGGACAGACCCCAACAAGCTGAAAATGCAAGTTGACTTTCTAGAAAGTCACGAAGACTATGTCGCAATTGGCCACAACGTACGCATCGTTGACGACAGCGGTGCTCCCATGACCCAGGACAATCCCATCTGGAGAAAGTGGTTCACCACCTATACCTGCATGGAAGACAGGGACTACACCCTTCAGGATTTTGAAAAAGGAATCATGTTCGGTCATAGCTGCACTCGCATATTCAGAAGTTCCATCCAAAAACGGCAAGCGGATCCGAATCGAAAGGAAATCAAAATGAGCCACACAAATGGTGACGTGGCCTTATCACTCCGCTGCTTTTGCACTGGAAAAGTTCGCTGTTGTTCATTAGTAGCTGCAGACCACAGAAAGTCCATATCCAATGACAGCTGGACATCCAAGACCTACAAAAAGAACATGACCCGTCGCGACATTCTCTCCCTTTTTGAACAGGAGGAATTCGCCAACAGCTATGGAATTTTTCCGGACTTTACAGACCAGCAATATCGTCATGTTCGTGCATCCTTCAAACTTTTCCTTCATACCAAGAGTTGGAAGGATTTTTCCATATTCATAGGCAATTTACGGATTATAAAGCACAAGTTTAAATTCCTTAAGAGACTTTTAAAGCTCGGTACGTAATCCGCAAAATGAGGTTCTCATGACATTCGTCTACGTTCTCGTCAGCAACGAAAAAGACACTTATTATGAACAAACCATGATAAGCGCCCAAAGTCTTTTGCAACACAACCAAGATGCCAATGTCGTCATCCTTGTCGATCAAGGAACCGCAGAAACATTTACAGGCAAGAGAACCTATCACGAAAATCTTGGTGTAAACATCCGCGAAATCCAGGTTCCTGAGCAATACAATAACCGCGACCGTTCCCGTTTTCTAAAGACAACCATGTACAACTACATCGACGAAGATTTCCTCTTTATCGATGGAGACACCCTGATTTGCGACAAGCTGGATTGCAAAGAAATCACAAAGGCCGCCGACTCGCAGGAAATCAACATCGGCATGGTGCTGGACCGTCACCAGAAAATTTCCGGTAGCAGCTACGAGAATTTTTACGACTTGCGCTCAAAGCCCCTGCACTGGCGTTCCGGATACCAGGACAAGCATTTCAACAGTGGCGTCATTTGGGTTAAAAAATCCCCCGAGGCAAAGCAGTTCTTTGACGAATGGCACAAACTGTGGAAAGAAACTTTGGAAAAGTATTCCGTGGTTTACGACCAGACTGCACTAAACGAAGTGAACGCGCGCCTTGAAGGTATTGTCAAGGAAATTGACGGAACATGGAACTGCCAGGCAACCCGCAGGTCTTCCTTCTTGAAATTCTTGAACAACGCCAAGATCATGCATTACTACGCAAGTTTTGGACTCAACTGCTTCGACCTGGCAGACAAGAACTTGCAAAGAACCATACTTGATGATTCCCACAAGGAACTGGACTCCATCATGGCAAATCCCAAAGTCGCATTCAGCTCTGTACAAGACGTAAATGCCGACTTGACTTCCGTGAAAATCCAGAGAACAGCTTTTTACAGGGCCATCGTCTTTATTTACAAGCACCTGCGATTTGCGTACAGCATCGTTGATAAAGTTTGCAGTCTGTTTATTCGCAAATGATTCGAATTATCGTCATTCTTTTCGCCTTGTATCCCTTCATGAATTCCTTTTCCTACGGAAAGGAACTGAAGTACGCCACATGGAACATACGTTGGGAAGATCCCAAGGATGTTGAAAAAGGCGATGGCTGGGAAAAGCGGAAAGAGCCTATCGCCAACGTCATCAAGCATCATGACTTCGACATCATCGGCCTCCAGGAAGGAAGTCCCTACCGCCTAAAACAGCTGATGGAACTTTTGCCCGACTACGAAATCATCCTGTCCGACACAATGGAATACAACCCCATCGTTGTTCGCAAGGGAATGTTTGACGTCGTTGACTTCGGACGATTCTATCTTTCGAAGACTCCCGAAAAGAAAAGCAAAAGTTGGGATTCCAAGCATGCCCGATACTGCACCTGGGCAAAACTGAGACTTGACCAGGATTCACTCTACGTATTTAACGTCCATTTCGACTATCACGGCAAAGAAGCGCAGGCAGAAAGCGCCCTGCTGATGAACAAGAAGATTCTCGCCATGGCAGGAAGCGCTCCGTTCATTTTTGCCGGCGACCTAAACTTTACCGCGGATTCCAAGTCATACCAAAATTTGGGAACTTGCATCAGGATGAACGACGCCAGGAAAATTGCAGATTCCACAAAGGCTCCGAACGGCAGCTACAACTACTTTAATCCGAATCGTCACAGCGAATGGACCTTTGATCATATTTTAGTATCTCCGTTAATCAAGGTATTCCGTCATGAGATCCTCAACGAAACCTACAGCGACGGAGACAAACTTCGTTACCCGTCAGACCATTCACCCGTAACAGTTCGGTTCGAATTACTCCGCGATAATTAGTATATTTGACAAATGAGCTTTGTTGTTCTGCTACTCTTCTTCGGGCTTATAGCCTACATGTTCCTAACCGACACCCAAGGCAGATTTTTGGTGCTGGTTATTGGTACAGTACTTTTCCCGACAACAGCTCTTTTCATCAAGAATCCATCAGTTTCCCCCCAACATATTTTTCTATACGCTTTTTTCTTTATTGAATTTTTTAAAGATCGGCAAAATTTCAATAAAAGTATATCTACAAATCTGCTCCTTGTTCCGATGGGGATCAGCATTCTCAGTTACATATTCACGGCAATCTACAACTCCGGAATAGCCTCCAAGGATATGTACTACGGCATACGAGACGTCATCGATGGATTCGGCTATATTTATGCGGCTTTCATATGCGGTAGAAAAACGAATGTGTACGATTTCGCAAAGAAGCTGATTCCTTTTGCCTTGATCATTTGTTTTTTCGGCATTGCAGAAATTCTTCTGGGAGACAACATTCCCTATAGATTGGTCAACAGCGCATTCCCCTACTACGAAGGAAGCCAGGATTTAAATTCTTCCCTAAACTTTAGAGACAGTTGGAGACTCAGATCCTGCTTTACAACAAAGCATCCCACAGCCTTCGGAACACTGCTAATGAGCATGTTCCTGTTCTATGTGCCCTACTTTAAAAAAGTTGATCCTGAGCAAAAAAAGATCATCATCGTCTTGGCCCTACTCGCATTGAACATGGTCCTCTGTGGCTCGAGAACGGCTATGATTTGCGCGGTCATTGGCGTTGGTCTATACATATTTGTCAAGCTCGGCCCATTCCTAAAAATTCTAATCGCAGGAATTGCCATTTTTTCTTCGTCCGTAGTATTCGCTATCATGCTGGAGAATTTTCAGACAAATACAGAGCACGGCGGATCATCCCTAGACTTCAGAACCTCCCAGCTGATTTTCTCTGTAGCAGCAATTTACAACTCTCCAATTCTTGGAAACGGCAACAAGTATACATCCCATGTCATCTTCGGCGAAGAAACAAGAGCATCCGACAGCAGCGGCAACGACCTTGGCGGCTTGGAATCCGTGGTATTCTCGCTGCTTATAGATAGAGGATTCCTAGGATTATTTTCCTACTACCTTTTCCTGATATGGATGTTCGTTCTACTGTTCCGGTACAGGGAAAAACTGCATCAAATCAGCGGAGGGTTTGCCCTAATCGCAAGCGGAACGCTGTTCTTAACACTTTCAGGAACTATCGGAAACAGCTCCTCGTTCCTCTTCCTGTTTACGGGAATCCAGCTGGGGTACATTTCCCAGCACAAACAAATCGCCTACGAAAACAATACTGAAGTCAGCGACACAGAAGACGACTCCGGCAAAATCAAAAATGGAGCCGACGAATCAAGCAACAAAGCTAGTGTCGTTTGATTTTAGAACGCAGTTCGTACATGAGAGCTACGGCAAAGTATAGTCCTCGACCGACAAGCTTCCCGTAGCTCCTTTCATTTCCACAAAGCTTTAATTTGCCGGCACTTGCTACTGCGGCACAATACGGTTCTGCAGCAAGTACATCCTTAAAGGCCTTATAGCGGCTTAGAAAAGATCCTTTTGATCCTCTGCAGAAAAAGCTGCGCAAGGCCATCTTTTTCGTCAAGAACAGAGCCCGAGCAAGATAAGCATCTTGTAAGTGAGCGGCGCCAGAAACATCAATAAAGTTCTTCACTTCCGCAAGAATATTGGCACTATCGCTTACCAGCCTGTCTTCGTTAATATGGCAAAGGGAGTTATTCAAAATGCGATAATGATATGTAGGTACCGGCCTGTAGGCAACAACCTTTGCCTGTTGGAAAACCTGAAGGGCAACAAGGCCGTCTTCATACAGTTTCAATAATCCATTGAACCTAATTTCATGATCCGTCAAGATCGAACGACGAATCAGCTTAGTCCACAAAGCAGAAAACATGTAGCCGCATGTCGCGGAAGGGTATGGCGAATAACCGCGATACAGAACTGTAGACTGAATACGGCCAATTACGTCGCGGGAATCCGTTAGGAATCCTTGAGCAAAGAAATTGCACACAGGCTCAACCACATCAGTCTTGCCCGCAAAGGATTCCTTCCATACAAAGTGATCTGTTATAACCACATCGGCTTTGCCGCTTTCAGAGGCCTCAAACATATTGCGTAAAGCATCTGCTTCAAGCCAGTCATCCGAATCCACAAACAGCACATATTCGCCGATCGCCGCAGCCAGTCCATCATTACGGGCAGCAGAAACACCACCGTTGGGCTTGTGGATCACCCGAATTCGGCTATCTCTGGCAGCATACTCATCCAGAATTGCCGGAGACTCATCGGGACTGCCATCGTCGACAGCAACAATTTCCCAATCCTTAAAGGACTGGTTGCAAATGCTATCCAAACATTCACGCAAGTACTTTGCTGAATTATATACAGGGATAACAATACTGACTCTAGGAGCCATGAAACAGACTCCTACTTTTCAGATTCACCCACGGTCTGCAGGTTGTGATGGTTTCGATCATCCTTCTTAGGCGGAGTCATATAATCACCATACAACTGGGTACAGACAAAGTCATAATCTATGGGGCCGCGAATCTCCGTATCTTCAAAGGGATACATCTTGCCGACCC
Encoded proteins:
- a CDS encoding glycosyltransferase, which codes for MNDQPLVSILCAAFNQEKYIAQTIEGFLMQKVDFPVEIIIHDDASTDRTADIIRKYEKEYPNKIKGIYQTENQYSKKVPIWDTFIYPKATGKYFAECEGDDYWTDPNKLKMQVDFLESHEDYVAIGHNVRIVDDSGAPMTQDNPIWRKWFTTYTCMEDRDYTLQDFEKGIMFGHSCTRIFRSSIQKRQADPNRKEIKMSHTNGDVALSLRCFCTGKVRCCSLVAADHRKSISNDSWTSKTYKKNMTRRDILSLFEQEEFANSYGIFPDFTDQQYRHVRASFKLFLHTKSWKDFSIFIGNLRIIKHKFKFLKRLLKLGT
- a CDS encoding endonuclease/exonuclease/phosphatase family protein; this translates as MIRIIVILFALYPFMNSFSYGKELKYATWNIRWEDPKDVEKGDGWEKRKEPIANVIKHHDFDIIGLQEGSPYRLKQLMELLPDYEIILSDTMEYNPIVVRKGMFDVVDFGRFYLSKTPEKKSKSWDSKHARYCTWAKLRLDQDSLYVFNVHFDYHGKEAQAESALLMNKKILAMAGSAPFIFAGDLNFTADSKSYQNLGTCIRMNDARKIADSTKAPNGSYNYFNPNRHSEWTFDHILVSPLIKVFRHEILNETYSDGDKLRYPSDHSPVTVRFELLRDN
- a CDS encoding O-antigen ligase family protein produces the protein MSFVVLLLFFGLIAYMFLTDTQGRFLVLVIGTVLFPTTALFIKNPSVSPQHIFLYAFFFIEFFKDRQNFNKSISTNLLLVPMGISILSYIFTAIYNSGIASKDMYYGIRDVIDGFGYIYAAFICGRKTNVYDFAKKLIPFALIICFFGIAEILLGDNIPYRLVNSAFPYYEGSQDLNSSLNFRDSWRLRSCFTTKHPTAFGTLLMSMFLFYVPYFKKVDPEQKKIIIVLALLALNMVLCGSRTAMICAVIGVGLYIFVKLGPFLKILIAGIAIFSSSVVFAIMLENFQTNTEHGGSSLDFRTSQLIFSVAAIYNSPILGNGNKYTSHVIFGEETRASDSSGNDLGGLESVVFSLLIDRGFLGLFSYYLFLIWMFVLLFRYREKLHQISGGFALIASGTLFLTLSGTIGNSSSFLFLFTGIQLGYISQHKQIAYENNTEVSDTEDDSGKIKNGADESSNKASVV
- a CDS encoding glycosyltransferase, with translation MAPRVSIVIPVYNSAKYLRECLDSICNQSFKDWEIVAVDDGSPDESPAILDEYAARDSRIRVIHKPNGGVSAARNDGLAAAIGEYVLFVDSDDWLEADALRNMFEASESGKADVVITDHFVWKESFAGKTDVVEPVCNFFAQGFLTDSRDVIGRIQSTVLYRGYSPYPSATCGYMFSALWTKLIRRSILTDHEIRFNGLLKLYEDGLVALQVFQQAKVVAYRPVPTYHYRILNNSLCHINEDRLVSDSANILAEVKNFIDVSGAAHLQDAYLARALFLTKKMALRSFFCRGSKGSFLSRYKAFKDVLAAEPYCAAVASAGKLKLCGNERSYGKLVGRGLYFAVALMYELRSKIKRH
- a CDS encoding NAD/NADP octopine/nopaline dehydrogenase family protein, with the protein product MKIAIIGAGNSGCAQSIKLMQNGHQVNLIKTSHSLHDDNFDYLVKTGKISCLDTTDNNREFSLEPSLITRDLEKGLEGTEVVMILTQSLQHRDLASKIGPLLKDGQIVFLIPGNMGSTQFAKYTKGKHIIYVEGESTPYDARIIAPGKVEILFKNVRNAVSFLHKEDEKYLPVVTSLFGTHKFLRTNIIESTLHNPNMVVHTIGAIMSASRIEYAKGEFWMYRESFSPSIWNMIEKLDEEKKQVIRAYGGENAINYLDACKWRNEEDLSIDSLQVFRNYAATGGPKGPDSLNTRYIYEDVPMELCMLEKLAAYKGIATPIASALITIASALKSTDYRKTSYDISDIKDYI